From the genome of Medicago truncatula cultivar Jemalong A17 chromosome 2, MtrunA17r5.0-ANR, whole genome shotgun sequence:
ATTCTCACAACCTTGTACAACAATCTCCAAACACCTCGGAACCCACATTCCCCTCTTAGTTTCCTCAAAATCCTCGAAACTCATCATCAACGATTCCTTCACTCACACCATGATTCACCATCACAAGCTTCGTTCATCCAAAACCTTCTCAAATTCCGCAGAGACAAACCCACAGAACAAATCGAACGAGCTCTTAACCTCACTGGAATTCACCCCGACAACAACCTTGTCCTCGAAGTTTTTCAACGGCATCGTTCCGATTGGAAACCAGCGTTTATATTCTTCAAATGGGTCTCCAAAACCAACAACTACACACCCAGTTGCGAAGTGTACAACGAGATTATCAACATTCTCCGTAAATTGAAGTGTTTCGAAGAGTTACACCAAGTGCTTGATGAAATGTCGCAAAGAAAAGAATTTATTAATGAAGAAacattttccattttaattCGTAGATTTGTGGCTGCACATAAAGTGGAGGAAGCTATTAACATTTTCTACAGAAGGGAAGAGTTTGGATTGGATAATGAGCTTGATTCGGAAGCTTTTCGGACTCTTTTGATGTGGATGTGTAGATACAAGCATATTGAAGAAGCTGAAACTTTGTTTCATAGGAATTTGAATAAGTTTGGGTTTTGTCGTGATATAAAGACGTGGAACGTGATTCTTAATGGTTGGTGTGTTTTAGGGAATACACATGAAGCGAAGAGGTTGTGGAAAGATATAATTGCATATAAATGTAAGCCTGATATTTTCACATATGCAACTTTTATTAAGGCGATGACTAAGAAAGGGAAATTGGGAACTGCTTTAAAGTTGTTCAACAGAATGTGGAAAGAGGAGAGTTGTAAACCTGATGTTGTGATATGCAATTGTGTGATTGATGGTCTTGGTTTTAAGAAAAGGATTCCTGAGGCATTGCAGGTTTTTCATGATATGAAGGAATGGGGTTGTTTACCGAATGTAGCTACTTATAATTCGCTGATTAAGCATCTTTGTAAGATAAGGCGAATGGAGAAGGTTTATGAATTGATAGAGGATATGGAGAGGAGGAGGGGGGATTGTTTGCCTAATGGTGTTACTTATAGTTACTTGCTACAGTCGTTGAAGGCATCGGAAGAAGTTCCCACAGTTTTGGAGAGGATGGAGAGGATTGGATGTGCAATGAGCGATGATATCTGCAATTTGGTCTTGAGATTgtatatgaaatgagatgacCTTGATGGATTGAGAAAAACATGGGATGAAATGGAGAGGAATGGATTGGGACCGGACCGACGATCGTATACCATTATGATTCATGGACACTATGAAAATGGGAGGGCAAAAGATGCTATACGTTATTTCCGGGAGATGACATCTAAAGGGATAGTGCCGGAGCCAATAACTGAGAAACTAGTGATTTCCATGAACGGTCAGTTGAAGGAGAGAATAGAAAAACAAGGAGTTGAAGTAGAGGCATCTAATGTTTGAGGTATTGGAATGTTGGTCCAATTGAAAGAGTTGTTCAATGTTTTATGCATATTTGTAGTTATAATTGGCAGCTAGAGTTTTGTTTGAACTACATTTAGACGATCTAGAATTTGCTAGGACTTGAAACATGGGTAAAGCATCAGAGTGGGAAACAATCGTAACCTCCAATGTAtatgttaagagtcccacatcggttaggagttggcctgacaatttgtttataagtgggggcaatcctcacctcacaagccggttttgtggggttgtgttaggcccaactaCGATACGAtttctaataatatatatatataccctGAAACATTAATCGTGCATGTTCATGTAACATtaatagttattattattttcttgttgAAAAAATCGGTCAAAGTACTTGATCAATGATTAGACAATATTAAACAGCCTCCTCCCCACTTGCACCGTCTCACAGTAGCATATCTATTTGACAGTGAAACAAACTCATGGAACATGTACTTGATTTCAGTTATTTTCAAACTCGAGATAACACGGATTCTACTATTTGGTACTTAACTAATGCATGCTGGTAATTGCATCTGCATTTTGGTACTTAACACATGATGGTAATTGCCTCTGCATGGAGCAGATATGTGCATCAAGCTCCAACTGAAGGGAACTGGTCTCTAACATGAAAGCTTCCTATTCCATCAAAGATGAAGCATTCCTTCTGGAGGATGGCTTGGGATTACCTACTGCATCGCGTAAACCTCCTGCATCGAGGAGTACCTTGTTCTTCAACCTGTGCTACGTGCATATTCAAGTTATGTGATCTCCCACGAGTGCATGATTTCACAAGTctctttttaaagttttttagtATTATCATGGCTGATGCGAATCTGTCTTGGACAAAACCAAATGAAGGGTACATTAAATGCAATATAGACTGTGCTAATTTTATCAATGAGCACAAGCTGGGATTTGGAATTTGCTTTGGAGGATTTCATGGAGAATTTATCATAGTCCATTCAGCTTGGACAAATGCTTAATACTCAGTTGTAGAAGATGAGGCCTTTGCTATCCTTCTTTCTCTCCAGATTGCTGAGCTTCACTCATGTCTGCTCTGAATCATATATCAAAGTAATTGTGGATGCTATTAAGGATTCGAGATGCTTCAATAACGAGTATGGCAATTGTGTGAATAGGTATCTCTAAATTATAGTTGCTCATAGCAATTATTAAGCTAGCTTTTGTTAGGAGGCAAGTTAATAGAGTTGCTCAAAACTTGGCTAGAGCAATAATATTGGAGTTTAGCCCCATGTTTTTTTACCCTTTGCCTATGTGTATTTCTTCTAATTCATGATGAAATGCAATAATCCGACTAAATTAAAATCTGTTATTAACATATTGATAAttgattcttcaaaaaaaaaaaatattgataattgaTAATGCTATATATTTATAATCAATAAAGTATAACAGTATAACAATAAGATGTGCTACTTAGGactctattataaaaaataaataaaaaatatttgttaatttgttggactcaaaatataacaataacataTACTACTTCAGACTctaatgtaaacaaaaaaatctgTTCATTGCTGGACTCAAAATATATCAATAAGATATACTATTCCGGActctattataaacaaaacaaatacattcttttttataaaaaaaaaataaaaaaaatcatttgttggACTCGAATATAAACAAATGTCAACTAATCTGTTTacatttaatgttattattctaAAAATACCCTAACATTAATTCTTAATGTCGCGAGGAGATGACCATTATAACTAGGGGTAGGTTACTaatgcatttttcttcattcttctggGGCTATTTAACACACACCACTCACGTTTAGGATTGGACATTTGGAGCATGACATGAATGGCCAATAGCAAAAATCTAATAGTAGGTGATCTAACGAATTTTGATAGACTAtgataccatattagaatttAAGTCAGGCCTCAAACTTACACAACCGACTTGTAAGTTGGTGGGTGTCTTTACTACATATAAACCATGTTAAGTGAAACATTTTTAGAATTGCACATTCGGATAAACTAATTATTTGGAAACAtatttaaaatgacataaaattaGTGATTTTTATGAATGTGTGCATCTGAGTGCGACAAAAGTTTTTTCTTGAGTTTCCATTCTTAGATGTACTAATGGTATACAACTTGACTGTGGAACAACAATAGCAATTCCTCAACAGTTGGCCCAAAATTTAGGCCCCTTACAAGGTTCTTAAAGTAAGGTTTTTTGAGCAAGCAAGACTTCCCTAACAAGGTCCCTAATTTGTACCATGGAGATTGCTCTTTAGACACCTAACAATTACTCACATGCATTTAAAAAGATTACTTTAAACTGTATTTAACTACCGTTTGCTGTTGAACAGTTattaactatcgatgagatgaGAGTGTTCTAAGTGTTTGTTTAGTCGTTAGTTGATTCCCCAACATATACCCATTCAACCATTTTGTACCAAAGACTTTTCAAAACAACTCACCTCTTATAAAATTAATCTCAGTTTAGTGGACCATATATTTTAGTAGGGCAACTCTTACATAGCcacaaatctaaataaaattcatttaagCGCATACAAGtagatgataaaatttaaaaatgaaatgatattaaGTGATGTGACTTAACTATTTctcatttaaattttatcatttgtgtGTGTGTCCAAATACTTTTGATTTGAGGTTGTATCTCAATCAAGTATTTCGTATTTTAGTAATGAAAAACATCCCCAAAGCACGGGACCTCTAGGATCAAGGCAATTCTAATTGGTCGAGTAACCATAGTATTTGGTGAGTCAAACCTAAATGGCAAAGTTGCTCTAGCTAGTCGAGTAACTATAATATTCGATATTGAGCATAATGCATGCATACTTAGATTATGCATACTTAGGCGTCTAAAGAGTCACTTTGGTGTTTTGGAGCAAAAAACTAAATCAATTGAAGGAACTTATTCCATTCTAAAATATGTGTCACATTTTTATAATAGACATTATTCACATAACTtactttaatcatattttctaactaacatacaaatataaatattaacacGTAAGATGTTATTCAATTTATcttgataaatattttcaaaatattaaacttttataaatttttattatagataattaaagatattaacaatCAACGTTGTGTATTGACATATGTGAAGTGATAAACTGCACTATATGTATTTAAAAATGGGAATCCTTATAAACGTTGTGTATTTAATACCGATTCTTGCAACATTTTCTCACGAAATCAAGACCTGATCAAATCAATGAACATGTTGATTCCCTTCAACCGCATCCTGATAAAGTTTTTCTATAgatttcaataatttatttttaatccttataaaatttttctCTCACTTTTAGTTGTTATGATATTTGtactcgtgagcttagctcagttgattggaacaatacataaaatatgcaagattcagtgttcaaacccttaccactacaaaaaaaaagttgttacgatattttttgtcaaagttttggtcaatagtttttgtttttgggtaaAAGTTGTTTTGGTCAATAGTTAGAGAGTATTAAAAGCATCCTTGATACAGACATCCATTTTTTTGTACTTAAATAGATTTTACGTGTATACAacattcatttataattttttaatagtggtGCCTAATAAGCATTCAATCTCTCCAATCCAGATatcacataaattttttaaataaatccaCTAATCAACTATAAATAACtttatattattacattttaattttttaatattaaaagagtgTGGGTCCCAATTAAGATTGAGATCTTAAGTAAAACCTCAGATCTTATAAAACCTCGATAAAGTTTTTGCTCAATGAGGGTACCTAATaggtagagctgtcaaaaatgggCCGGACTAACGGGTCGGTCCAAAAGTCCATATTTTTTATCCGGACCTAAAAAACTAGCCCAAAAACACACTTGGGCTTTTTGGCCCAAGCCCATATGACCCATACAAAAATTGGGGCTGCTCTAGCTGACCCATCGGGATTTGGGCCGGACCATTACtactatttaatttgattttttgttaaaaaaaattatcaactatttaaaaatttatcaataaaaaatatttaaataaataaacttaataaaaatgaatgaattttgctttaagttttaatattttaaagtttataaactattaatttgatttaattgaatgaaaaatagagtttcattaatattcattgttaatgtaaaaattacttACACTTTTATGttcatccaatcatattttaggaaaaaatagTGGTGAGTgactaatatataaaaaatataaaaaaaaaagtgaataaattttaaaagtaaaaaataaacggGCCGGGCTGGACTGGCCCACACAGGCCGGGTCGGGCTCTATAATATGCGGCCCAATTATAATTGAGCTGGACCGGGCTGACCCATTTATGTAATCGGGCCTCTTAGGCTCGAGCCAGATCAAGCCATTTGACACCTCTACTAATAGGTACCAAATTTTAAATGTCTAAGACCCGGAGATGGTCTAAGAAAACACATTTAAATAATTGTATACCTCTTACTCTTACACATGTCCACGTGAATATGCATCTGTATAATGTTAATGAATGGTAATTTATTGCAAATATCTAGTTTCTGTGATTTATCAACGAATTCtgtctaaaaaattattattttgaaaaaaaattaattttgaaagtgTAAAATGGATTCCTAATATGGAGTTTGGAACAGTGCAGACTTCGTACCAGTCAGAGTACACCGACACACGGTAGCAAAGTAGTAGCAGCTATTCAAAATCAATGTATCAAACGGCGCAAAATGACCCACTCTGCTACCACCCAATCTAACAATTTATTGGGACTCCCAACATTACTTCGCTAGATATCATATGcaaacaactaaaaaatattaatctaattgtaccaaaaaataaataaatattaatctaatcTTATAAGATTTAAATCGACATAAGTTGTCTCTATAAACTTTAACGTTATTACATgtctaaatttaaattaaactatattgataaaattaaaagagatttACATAATCTCATTTAAATGTTATTGAAAATATAGTTTACATACAATTTTAGTGtaaattttttaagatattaatAGTTGTCGAGCCACATTGGGGATTGGATGGATACGATCCATATATGAGaaaatatttaattctttttataaaacaaaaatattctttgcttttaaataaaatcactTTGTGTTCCACTCTCTTctcaattttaatatatattattatcatgCTTTTAAGTCATTCAAAtactttgataatttttttgaatttttaaggtatgtaatttaattttttttatgatcaatTTTATGCTCAAAACATAAATTGTGTATATATGTTACAATTTATATTGGTGGTCCACTCGAACTTTTCTTTCTAACTCCGCCACGTGTTatcaatacattacaataaatTATGTGGTTTTAAAATTAgttgtattaaaataaaatatttataatgtttatgAACGTTTGATGGTATAAAAATACTTTAAGTGtataagaaatttttttattatgtttttagtccctataaatataccaactttttgttttagtttcccTAAAAAAGTTCTTTAACTTTtagttctaaaaaaaaattcaatcagcACTTTTGGTTCTTGAATTTAAGTCAACTCATGTGCaaacttcatatttttaaatagaaattTCCAAGAATGTTTAGAATATTAAAagaatctaaaaaatataattttttttaacaaaacattaattgattttgaattttgagtgcaaaaaatatttaattcatgttatgttttaaaaaaaagattagagagattcttataatattttaaacatttctaaaaaaaaatcattcaaaaatatgatggTTACACAAGAAATGACTCAAAAGATGCAGCACAAaatgttgatgatattttttatgggactaaaattgaaagaaatttttaaagggactaaaacaaaaaatttatatgtttacATCCTAAATTAAATTCATCTTAATACTCTTTCCTCCCATCTGTAATATAAGTAAAACCAAAATTACGTAcggtaataaaaaatataagtaaaggttaattccattttaattttttattgaaaagttaTGGAAGTTGCTTCCAAAAATTTGCACAACAAGGTCACATTGgggcgtgccaatttgtttaccggtgtttttggtaaataagaagGGTTGATTTTGGTTATTACAAGCAGAATCAAACCATAAATCCTAAGACATGTTGTGCAAAGTTTTAGAGAAAGTGGGTGAGTGTTTATCACATTCATAGGTTGCTTTATGAACAAGACGAATGTGTGGTgtctttttaaggaaaaaagtaaagaaaaatgcaagtaaaagactttaaaagtttaaaacgcataaactaaaagaaaagataaatttcATTGCATTAATGTAAAAGTGGTTTGACAAATAAGATTACATACATTATGTATGACTATTTTCTCTAGACGCCGGTACTTCGAGTGCTAGAATTTTATAAGTGATTTGCGACCTATTTTCGATAtggaaaactactatttatacatagtaaaataattgaaaaaggcTAACTGCCACGATCAACACTTCCTTCATCGAAAATCGCTTGTCCCCCACATGTTCACTAAGGAAACCGCTGCTTTTGATTTCAAACTCTTTCCTCTTCGATAATAACTGCTTGACTTCGACAGATTTACATCCGACACACGTCTTGTCGAACTTCGAATCTTTTAGACTCTTCCAAACGCTAAGTCCAGACTCTTGTTGAAATCCTCATGTTGAAGGAAAAAGCCTTTGATTCTTGAAAAGACAAAAGTGAACAAATGTTGACCGCATTAATTGAGTCTATCGAAATTACAAGCTAACAGTTGACAAACAAAGAACAATTTTAGCCAATACggtaccaacaaaaaaaactttttgcaTAACCAAAAAGCAAAAGCTCACGAGGGACCAAGGATTAAGGGCTAACTAACGATAAAGATAGATAAAAGCATACAAAAGAGCAGTATTTATGGGAACACTAATCAACTATCACAAAggagaaaattttgttttgaccaaacacattaaaaaataaatacactcAATAAAAACATCCTGGTTAGTGACCCAAAGTAGAATCAGAATTGAAAAGATCGATCCATACCCTAGTGATATTTTAAGCACTTCACCCTTTCAGACCTCGTGTCTAGGGGGCTCTCTCTTGAATTGTTGGCTCGACACCAATCAAAAAGGGCTATTAAATCACTTGACCCTTGTCCTGTGgacatagctcagttggtaggacaatgcattattatatgcaggggtcggttttcgaaccccggacaccccacttattcatcttataagatgaattctagccactaggctacctgacaaaaaaaaaaaaaaatcacttaaccctttatatataattttattttacatgttaACGTCGTCGTAGAATCAGAATTGAAAAGTTCGATCCATACCCTAGTGATATTTTAAGCACTTCACCCTTTCAGACCTCGTGTCTAGGGGGCTCTCTCTTGAATTGTTGGCTCGACATCAATCAAAAAGGGCTATTAAATCACTTGACCCTTGTCCCGTGAGCAtataggacaatgcattattatatgcaggggttggggttcgaaccctgaacaccccacttattcatcttacaAGGTGAATTTTAGCCACTAgactgacaaaaaaaaatcacttaacccattatatataattttattttacatgttaACCTCGTCGTCACCTATGTGATTGGCTTTTATAAGACCAAAATAAGAAGATCTCAAGCCACAAATTACATGagtataatttgttttgttattttccctttatttgtATAGGagttattttcaaatttcatgtATATTACGAGTTTTTTTTACCTATGTATATTACGGGAGTTATTTCAACAAATAACCCAAAGTTTAATATCACAAAAATTTTACTCAATTATGGGTAAATGAATGAGTAAAATCTACCCAAAAATGTGTCTAAAAATTGGAGTaaataaatacttttatttcCCATAATTAACTTCACCAATGCTATTTAATTCGGTAAAGAATtaagtaaatagtcaatttttctcctgaaattgtaagtttcatcaattatccctctgaaattaacaaaacttcaattacccccctaaaatttcacaacgttagtcaatttaccacctccgtcaaatttttctgttagtgaagatgacgttttgcaaataccccctgaagttttgcacttatgtgcaaaatgccccccaaacttaaaattttatattattttttttcttaaaaacaaaaaattaatagttaaatattaaaactaactattaattttggaatttgggaaaactacatgcatatatacatcaaaatagactccaaaatggggaaaaatatgtattttttaaagtgacaataatgagatgatttgtggattaatattgagggttgtgtagtttaaatggtttgagcaaattgttgaaggagttggaggagttaaaagactaagatggtgaaggagaaaatataaatttaaatctgattattaatttgtttataaacctctaaaaataataatttgtctattagaaataaccattattgtcactttaaaaatacacatttttcctattttgatgtatatatgtatggagtttttccaaacttcaaaattaatagttacctttaatatttaactattaattgtttgtttttaagaaaaaaataatataaatttttaagtttgaggggcattttgcacataagtgcaaaacttcaaggggtatttgcaaaacttcatgttcactaacagaaaaatttgacggagggggtaaattgactaatattgtaaaattttaagaggataattgaagttttgttaatttcaggaggaaattgactatttactcgtgATGAATTTTTTCCATGATAATTGGTGTTGAACTAATCaatgttatttaaa
Proteins encoded in this window:
- the LOC120578405 gene encoding LOW QUALITY PROTEIN: putative pentatricopeptide repeat-containing protein At3g15200 (The sequence of the model RefSeq protein was modified relative to this genomic sequence to represent the inferred CDS: substituted 1 base at 1 genomic stop codon) translates to ILTTLYNNLQTPRNPHSPLSFLKILETHHQRFLHSHHDSPSQASFIQNLLKFRRDKPTEQIERALNLTGIHPDNNLVLEVFQRHRSDWKPAFIFFKWVSKTNNYTPSCEVYNEIINILRKLKCFEELHQVLDEMSQRKEFINEETFSILIRRFVAAHKVEEAINIFYRREEFGLDNELDSEAFRTLLMWMCRYKHIEEAETLFHRNLNKFGFCRDIKTWNVILNGWCVLGNTHEAKRLWKDIIAYKCKPDIFTYATFIKAMTKKGKLGTALKLFNRMWKEESCKPDVVICNCVIDGLGFKKRIPEALQVFHDMKEWGCLPNVATYNSLIKHLCKIRRMEKVYELIEDMERRRGDCLPNGVTYSYLLQSLKASEEVPTVLERMERIGCAMSDDICNLVLRLYMKXDDLDGLRKTWDEMERNGLGPDRRSYTIMIHGHYENGRAKDAIRYFREMTSKGIVPEPITEKLVISMNGQLKERIEKQGVEVEASNV